AATTACATGCGGGTAACTTCACCGACGATCACCCAATTTATCAACGGATTAGAGGGAAAGGGTCTCGTAGAGCGTGTCATGGATGAGAAGGACAGACGCGCGATCCGTGTCAAACTGACGGGTGAAGGAGAGGAAATCGTCCGTCAGGCGCATGAGGCGTTCAAGGTGAATTTCAGAGGCCTGGTCGCACATTTGGGAGAAGTGGAAAGCGATGAGCTAACCCGGCTGTTAACGAAGGTATACCAATATATGAGTGAGACTGAAATCAAGTTGAACTCGTCAGAGACGAAGAAACAATAGAGGGGATGGCCAGTTCAGCGCTACACACGAAGTAGGCTAACCTAACACGAAAAAAACCACCGTAGGGTGGTTTTTTTGTTCACCATTTTGCAAAATTCGATTCCAGTGTTTCATGGATCATATATTGATGAAGAAGAAGTTCGTTTGGATCAATATACTGCGACCAGATCGGAGAAAGCTCCATATAAGCCGCCGGCATTCCGGTACTGCTGCTTCAGCTGGTCTGCACTTCCAGAATACCGGACCTGGCCGGCATCTAGAAAGATGACCTGATCAGCCGTCTGTTCTGCAACATTTAACTGGTGAGTGGAGAACACGATGGTCTGTCCTTCCTTCGCGTTTTGTCGCACAAGAGCAGAGAAGGAATCCATCCAGAACGGGTCAAGCCCGTTGGTGGGCTCATCCAGAATAAGCAAAGGGGGCTTGGCCAGCATGGCCTGGGCAAACAGCAGCCGTTGACGCATTCCTTTGGAGTAGGCCGACACTTTCTTATGCCCGAACTCCTTAAGTCCGGTCATCTGAAGCAACTCCGTGACCCTCTCTTTGGGTGCGTTTCTTAAGGAGGCGTAGAACTGTAGTGTCTCCTGAGCGGTTAGGGCATCCCCAAACTGAAAATCATCCGGCATATAGCCGATGCTGTCCGCATAGGTTTTCCGGTCTTTAGCCCACTGCAACCCGTTTACCCGGATGGTTCCTGCAGTGGGCTTAACTATGCCGGTTATCATTCGAAGAATGGTACTTTTCCCGGCACCGTTACCGCCGCATAGGGCGAGCACATCGCCGGGCTCCAGAGAGAAGCTGATAGGCTGGACAATGGTCTGTGTCTTGATTGATTTGGTCACCTCTTCGAGCTGAAGCACCTTGTCAGACATGTCTTCTCCCCCTCTCAAGCATAAATACAGCAGCCAAGAACATAACGACTATCCACACAATACATACGAACAAAAAAGTGACGGTTCCCTCAGGCTGATACATCCAATTAACCCATTTATAATATTCCGGCCCAAGGACTGAACCGCCGCCTAGTTTAATGACCAGAAAGAGCCGGGAAATCTCTGCCGGGTTTAAGAACTCAAGCAGAAGGAGTAGCGGTTTGATCAGCGTGTACGGAACCAGGCCTAGCACGGCAATAAGCAGGGTTGGCCAGCCCAGAACGAAGAAGAACCAGATAGCTACACTGTAAGTTAACGCTTGCCAGCGGTTTTTGCATAGGGTCCCGATAAACATAGCCGCGCCGAGAAACAGAAGAACAAGCAGCACAGAGAACATGAGAAACAGCATAAACGATTTCCATGTATAGGAATGGGTAACCAACGAGCTGATGATCCCAGATAAGCCGAATCCAATAAATACGATGATGAGCAGAACATACGTCATTCCCGTGAATTTTCCCATCAGATAGGCGGATGAACTCAGGGGATACGTCGACAATAGCTGCCAACCGCCTTCTTCTTTCTCCGCCGTAATAGAGAAGGAACCAAGTAACAGCGTCATGAGTGGGAGCAGGTAAAGAATCAGGTTGATCATCGCACCGGTCGTTCCGGAATAATCTACAGTTCCCTGCTGGGACTGTATGGCCAGGAGTGCCAGACTAAACAGGGCGAACAGGACCATGAAGGAATAAGACCAAGGGTTTCGAAAGCCAAGCTTGATTTCGCGTAGGGCGATCACCCTTATGGCGCGCATATCAGGGAATTCCTCATCTTATTTATGTTCCTTGTGTCCCGGGCTATCGTCTTTTCCCTCATGCTCCTGATCCTCATGAGCTTCACCCTCATGGTCCATGTTCCCATCATCGTGCTTCTGGTCGCCATGCATTTTTTTCATCATTTCTTTGTCAGACTCCCATTTGTGCCCGTCAAGGTTTTCACTGGTCATGATCTGTCCGCTGCCTTGTTCACTAACAAACTTTTCAGCATCGGCTTTTTCCGCAAAGGAAATGACCCCATAAGCCATTGGAGTTCGAATGCTCTTGTCATATATGTAAGTGGCATTTTCCAACAGGATCCATGCTTTTGTATGATAGTCTCTTACAAACTGGGCTCCGATTTGCTCGGTTCCATTTTTTTGCTTCCAGAGGAACAGATCGCCCAGGTCGTCAAACTTCAATGTCTTTTTATCTTTAAGCTGGATTTGGACAGCGTACTCATTGTCCCCGACCTGCATTTGACAAACTTCGCACTTGTCCACATTTTCGTCGATGTCCGCGGCCTTGTATTCTTCCTTGCCACAGCCTGCGGAAATAGCTATCGTCAAGCATAGCGTAATTATGGTGAGCATTTTTTTCATGGTTTACTTCCCCCATACCGGTAAATTGAATATAAACTTATGGCCAGCAGCAGGACAGAGAGCGCTGCAATTTTGTAGTTAGCAGTGATCCCATCTCTGGCTGGAGCCTCCACCGGCTTCAGCAGGGGAGACATGTCTTTTAACCAGTCTTCCGTTCCGGTGTGAAACAGCTCTTCGAGAAATGGCAAGCCCGGCGAATGAAACAATAGCTGAAATGCGGGTACGGTTCCGGTCACTTTCAGAAAGAAAGGATTGATCTCATACGGAAGATCGCTGAATCCTGACCCGATCAGGTCGAGAACTTGGGCGTCGTCCCAGTAATTTCCGTCTACATTATTGTCCGGACTGTTCACAGATTGGGCAGGAACGACATTGGACAGAAATGTGTTGGCGCTTAACCGGTTGTCGTTCGAGTCCAGCATTTGCAATCCGATGAAATTGCTCGTCACCTGATTATGGGTCAGCTGGTTGTCCCGGGATTGCTGGATGAACAGGCCGACACGGTTCCCCTGCACTTCATTTCTTTCGATGATGGATTGGTTCACGTCATACAGCAGAAGCCCTTGAGAGTGGACATTGCTGTTCTGCTTCCTGAAATGGTTGTTCCGTATTTTTGCGTTGCTGACACTCATCACCATTGCTCCGGTCACGTTCATCAAGCCATTGTTGCTGCTCAAGAGCAGATCCTCCGTGAACATGAAATGAAAGCCGTAGCGTGAACGGGATACCTTATTTTCCTGCACGATTAATGACTTGCCTGACTCGACATAAATACCGTCCTGCATGAGATCAATCGTATTTCCCCTAATGGTATTGTCATCGGACTCGAACAGGTCGATTCCATTTCCCCTTAGGACCGTTGCTGGATCCCGGTTACGCATTTTCTCTCCGACGATGATATTGTCTGTCAGCACATTGTTATGAGCCGCCCGCAGGTGGATGCCGGAACCAAGCGTCTCTACTGTAAGAGAATGCAGTTTATTGCCGGATGAACCGACAAGGACAGCCGGAACTGCAGCATTTTGATAAGAATGGACAACGGTCAGGCCGTCCAGTGTAATGCCGCCGGATTTCAGAGTCAGCGCAGGTTGTTCACTTTCGTTCACAATTTTGCCATTTTCCATCTTTAGTGTGAGCGGTTTATCAATTGTTACGGGCCCACTGTATGTGCCCGAGCCCAAATGCAGCACTTTCCCTCGCGGTGTTTTGTCGATCAGCGGCTGCAAGGCAATGACTTCTTCCTTAGCCCTAGCGGTACCGATCAAGGGAAGGATGGCCGTGATAAGAACTAGCAGCAGAATTACACAGAATGCCGTACGTTTAAGATTTATGGCATGCATCAATTTCCCCCTTCCGGTTCCAATGTTCCCTATCTATCCTAAAGAAATGCGCTGTTCATGGGTATGACTCGAAAGAGTCATTTGACCCAGCCCTGATCGTAGGCATAACGTGTCAACTGAACACGGTTATCGAGATGAAGCTTCTGCATAATATTTTTTAGATGGTTCTTGACCGTATGCTCTGAAATGATAAGATCCTCAGATATTTCCCGGTTTGTCTTTCCTTTGGCAACCTGCTCCAATATCTCTTGCTCCCGGGTCGTCAGCGGAGAATGCTCTGATGCTGCTACCGGCTTGGTGGAGAATTCCTTAAGCAATTGGACGGCAAGTTCGCGTGACAGGGGGGCTTCATCCAGAGCGATTGCCTTCAAATACTCCAGCCAGGCTTCTGGATTTAGATTTTTTAGCAGGTACCCTTGGGCAC
Above is a window of Paenibacillus uliginis N3/975 DNA encoding:
- a CDS encoding response regulator, whose amino-acid sequence is MQPIRILIADDHKHARQGIREILEMDSAFEIVAEAWNGEEALLYTEKYMPDMILMDINMPDMSGLEATRQIKGDYPYVKIIIVTVSDDIADLFEAIKKGAQGYLLKNLNPEAWLEYLKAIALDEAPLSRELAVQLLKEFSTKPVAASEHSPLTTREQEILEQVAKGKTNREISEDLIISEHTVKNHLKNIMQKLHLDNRVQLTRYAYDQGWVK
- a CDS encoding nitrous oxide reductase accessory protein NosL, producing the protein MKKMLTIITLCLTIAISAGCGKEEYKAADIDENVDKCEVCQMQVGDNEYAVQIQLKDKKTLKFDDLGDLFLWKQKNGTEQIGAQFVRDYHTKAWILLENATYIYDKSIRTPMAYGVISFAEKADAEKFVSEQGSGQIMTSENLDGHKWESDKEMMKKMHGDQKHDDGNMDHEGEAHEDQEHEGKDDSPGHKEHK
- the ccmA gene encoding heme ABC exporter ATP-binding protein CcmA, encoding MSDKVLQLEEVTKSIKTQTIVQPISFSLEPGDVLALCGGNGAGKSTILRMITGIVKPTAGTIRVNGLQWAKDRKTYADSIGYMPDDFQFGDALTAQETLQFYASLRNAPKERVTELLQMTGLKEFGHKKVSAYSKGMRQRLLFAQAMLAKPPLLILDEPTNGLDPFWMDSFSALVRQNAKEGQTIVFSTHQLNVAEQTADQVIFLDAGQVRYSGSADQLKQQYRNAGGLYGAFSDLVAVY
- a CDS encoding MarR family winged helix-turn-helix transcriptional regulator, which encodes MSETDKRQACGFASEGDSNQEEKAFGSDAAGRLMHIFSLFRKKKWDQISISGYTSGEIKVLMTLKYKEKSDAEQGFEERSEGGQGLKVSEISNYMRVTSPTITQFINGLEGKGLVERVMDEKDRRAIRVKLTGEGEEIVRQAHEAFKVNFRGLVAHLGEVESDELTRLLTKVYQYMSETEIKLNSSETKKQ
- a CDS encoding ABC transporter permease, with translation MRAIRVIALREIKLGFRNPWSYSFMVLFALFSLALLAIQSQQGTVDYSGTTGAMINLILYLLPLMTLLLGSFSITAEKEEGGWQLLSTYPLSSSAYLMGKFTGMTYVLLIIVFIGFGLSGIISSLVTHSYTWKSFMLFLMFSVLLVLLFLGAAMFIGTLCKNRWQALTYSVAIWFFFVLGWPTLLIAVLGLVPYTLIKPLLLLLEFLNPAEISRLFLVIKLGGGSVLGPEYYKWVNWMYQPEGTVTFLFVCIVWIVVMFLAAVFMLERGRRHV
- a CDS encoding right-handed parallel beta-helix repeat-containing protein, which codes for MHAINLKRTAFCVILLLVLITAILPLIGTARAKEEVIALQPLIDKTPRGKVLHLGSGTYSGPVTIDKPLTLKMENGKIVNESEQPALTLKSGGITLDGLTVVHSYQNAAVPAVLVGSSGNKLHSLTVETLGSGIHLRAAHNNVLTDNIIVGEKMRNRDPATVLRGNGIDLFESDDNTIRGNTIDLMQDGIYVESGKSLIVQENKVSRSRYGFHFMFTEDLLLSSNNGLMNVTGAMVMSVSNAKIRNNHFRKQNSNVHSQGLLLYDVNQSIIERNEVQGNRVGLFIQQSRDNQLTHNQVTSNFIGLQMLDSNDNRLSANTFLSNVVPAQSVNSPDNNVDGNYWDDAQVLDLIGSGFSDLPYEINPFFLKVTGTVPAFQLLFHSPGLPFLEELFHTGTEDWLKDMSPLLKPVEAPARDGITANYKIAALSVLLLAISLYSIYRYGGSKP